In Primulina huaijiensis isolate GDHJ02 chromosome 4, ASM1229523v2, whole genome shotgun sequence, a genomic segment contains:
- the LOC140975771 gene encoding uncharacterized protein has translation MDKKKVVAPLVCHGHSRPVVDVFYSPITPDGFFLVSASKDSTPMLRNGETGDWIGTFQGHKGAVWSCCLDKPGLRAASASADFSAKLWDAITGDELHSFEHKHIVRACAFSEDTHLLLTGGMEKTLRIFDLNRPDGLPREIEKSPGSVRTLSWLHSDQTILGSCTEVGGVRLWDVRTGEIVRTLETKSSVTSAEVSQDGRYITTADGSTVKFWDANHFGLVKSYDMPCIAESASLEPKYGSKFIVGGEDMWIHVFDFHTGVEVGCNKGHHGPVHCVRFSPGGESYASGSEDGTIRIWQTGPLGDNEKDIPVDGELVHRFEDAHIAREEMRDASENTINEKTLDAQ, from the exons ATGGATAAGAAGAAGGTTGTAGCTCCACTGGTTTGCCACGGGCATTCGCGTCCAGTGGTTGATGTATTCTACAGCCCCATAACACCTGATGGTTTCTTTCTTGTTAGCGCGAGCAAGG ATTCGACTCCGATGTTGAGGAATGGGGAGACTGGAGATTGGATTGGCACCTTTCAAGGGCATAAAGGTGCAGTGTGGAGTTGTTGCTTAGATAAACCTGGATTGCGTGCTGCCTCTGCTTCAGCTGATTTTTCTGC GAAATTATGGGATGCAATAACTGGGGATGAACTGCATTCATTTGAGCACAAGCACATTGTTCGTGCTTGTGCCTTCTCAGAG GATACACATCTTTTGCTAACTGGAGGGATGGAAAAAACTCTTCGCATATTCGATCTAAATCGGCCTGATGGACTTCCGCGGGAAATCGAAAAATCTCCTGGTTCTGTCAGGACTCTTTCTTGGCTCCACAGTGATCAAACGATCCTAGGTTCCTGTACTGAAGTGGGAGGGGTGAG GCTGTGGGATGTGAGAACTGGTGAGATTGTTAGAACTCTTGAAACCAAGTCCTCGGTAACCAGCGCTGAAGTGAGTCAAGATGGCCGCTATATAACAACTGCAGATGGGTCAACGGTCAAGTTTTGGGATGCAAATCA CTTTGGATTGGTAAAGAGCTATGATATGCCCTGCATTGCGGAATCAGCTTCATTGGAACCAAAGTATGGTAGCAAGTTCATTGTAGGCGGAGAAGACATGTGGATTCATGTTTTCGATTTTCACACAGGAGTAGAAGTTG GATGCAACAAGGGACACCATGGTCCAGTTCATTGTGTGCGTTTCTCTCCTGGAGGTGAATCTTATGCCTCTGGATCTGAAGATGGTACTATCAGAATATGGCAGACTGGTCCATTGGGTGACAATGAGAAAGATATTCCTGTAGACGGCGAGCTTGTTCACCGGTTTGAGGATGCACATATCGCCAGAGAAGAGATGAGAGATGCAAGCGAGAACACTATCAATGAAAAGACCCTGGATGCTCAGTAG
- the LOC140975772 gene encoding V-type proton ATPase subunit c''2, translating into MVASSSSWSRALVQISPYTFSAVGIAISIGVSVLGAAWGIYITGSSLIGAAIKAPRITSKNLISVIFCEAVAIYGVIVAIILQTKLESVPSSNIYEPESLRAGYAIFASGIIVGFANLVCGLCVGIIGSSCALSDAQNSSLFVKILVIEIFGSALGLFGVIVGIIMSAQATWPSKA; encoded by the exons ATGGTGGCGTCATCGAGCTCATGGTCACGAGCTTTGGTTCAGATCTCTCCGTACACCTTCTCCGCCGTCGGAATCGCCATCTCAATCGGTGTTTCAGTTCTCGGCGCCGCCTG GGGAATATATATAACCGGGAGCAGCTTAATAGGCGCTGCCATCAAAGCCCCTCGCATTACTTCCAAAAACCTGATCAG TGTTATTTTCTGTGAGGCTGTCGCCATCTATGGAGTTATTGTGGCTATAATTCTTCAAACAAAGCTGGAGAGTGTACCTTCTTCAAATATTTACGAACCCGAGTCCCTCAGAGCTGGTTATGCCATATTTGCATCTGGAATAATCGTCGGTTTTGCAAACCTTGTTTGTGG GCTATGTGTCGGAATCATAGGAAGCAGCTGTGCGTTATCTGATGCCCAAAACTCGTCACTTTTTGTTAAAATCCTTGTTATCGAGATATTTGGCAGTGCACTTGGATTGTTCGGTGTCATTGTAGGCATCATCATGTCAGCTCAAGCAACATGGCCATCCAAGGCATGA
- the LOC140975037 gene encoding gibberellin 3-beta-dioxygenase 1-like: protein MPSKGLADVFSAHSLNLQHKILDFSSLNELPDSHAWTPRELDHYPTYGGGTCDPEAVPVIDLHDENATELIGHACKRWGVFQVINHNISRNLIDEVEMEGKRLFSLPMYQKLKAARLPNGVSGYGVVRISCFFPKCMWSEGFTIAGSTIEHARQLWPSDYHKFCDTIEECKKEMKNLAHRLMWLMLGSLGITKDDVKWADPKGEVEGGNDVLQLNSYPACPEPDRAMGLAAHTDSTILSIIHQSNTSGLQMIREGGSSWITIPPHPGAFVVHVGDLMQILSNGLYPSVLHRAVVNRTQHRLSVAYFFGPPSSVKVGPFKNLIDKCHPQLYRPITWSEYLDIKSRLFDKALSSLRLFDPHQRS from the exons ATGCCTTCTAAAGGACTTGCGGATGTATTTAGCGCACACTCACTCAATCTTCAACACAAAATCCTGGATTTTAGCTCGCTCAACGAGCTACCCGACTCTCATGCATGGACACCCCGAGAACTCGACCACTACCCTACCTACGGAGGTGGCACGTGTGATCCTGAAGCAGTCCCGGTCATCGACCTACACGACGAAAATGCTACCGAGCTCATCGgccatgcatgcaagagatGGGGTGTGTTCCAAGTTATAAACCACAATATCTCAAGGAATTTGATCGATGAGGTTGAAATGGAGGGGAAAAGGCTTTTCTCTTTGCCGATGTATCAGAAGCTTAAGGCAGCGCGGCTCCCGAATGGTGTATCGGGATACGGGGTGGTGCGTATTTCTTGTTTCTTTCCCAAGTGTATGTGGTCTGAAGGGTTCACCATTGCTGGCTCAACGATCGAACATGCGCGCCAACTTTGGCCAAGCGACTATCACAAGTTTTG TGATACAATAGAAGAATGCAAAAAAGAGATGAAAAACCTAGCGCATCGCCTCATGTGGCTTATGCTCGGGTCGTTGGGCATAACCAAAGATGATGTCAAATGGGCCGACCCAAAAGGAGAAGTGGAAGGTGGAAACGACGTCTTACAACTGAACTCGTACCCGGCATGCCCGGAACCAGACCGTGCCATGGGCTTGGCGGCCCACACGGACTCCACCATCCTCAGCATTATCCACCAAAGCAACACAAGCGGTTTACAAATGATCCGGGAGGGTGGCTCGAGTTGGATCACGATCCCACCCCACCCGGGAGCCTTCGTGGTCCACGTAGGTGACCTCATGCAAATTCTGTCAAATGGGTTGTACCCGAGTGTGCTCCATCGGGCTGTCGTGAATCGGACCCAGCATCGGTTATCGGTGGCCTACTTTTTTGGGCCCCCATCAAGTGTCAAAGTTGGCCCGTTTAAGAATCTTATTGACAAGTGCCACCCCCAACTTTACAGGCCCATCACATGGAGCGAGTATCTTGACATTAAGTCTAGGCTTTTCGACAAAGCCCTTTCATCTTTGCGGCTTTTCGACCCTCATCAACGGTCGTGA